In Cydia amplana chromosome 25, ilCydAmpl1.1, whole genome shotgun sequence, one genomic interval encodes:
- the LOC134659614 gene encoding uncharacterized protein LOC134659614, giving the protein MDFDTEKFINEIRNRPTIWNSKCPDYVDRELKLQAWNELVDQYAADEALTREERKRVCVHLQKKWRNIRDCFVKTHKARTKPGSDKKKVTQYAFYDHLMFLADVASSKDSNNVINVAEIKNEVIHNDDDDPLAAVNRVYKKKKIEILVDPFSDGESGTSNNKRERTQDRDSDINTEDEEQLFFLSLVKEFRKIPDHLRIQAKIDILKVIKDAQFADWTGHGTDPQYY; this is encoded by the exons ATGGATTTCGACACGGAAAAGTTTATAAACGAGATAAGGAACCGGCCTACGATCTGGAACTCTAAATGCCCAGACTATGTGGACAGGGAACTGAAGTTGCAGGCGTGGAACGAGTTGGTGGACCAGTACGCTGCGGATGAGGCCCTGACGAGGGAGGAGAGGAAAAGAGTTT GCGTGCATCTTCAGAAAAAATGGAGGAACATACGAGACTGCTTCGTTAAAACCCACAAAGCAAGAACCAAGCCTGGCAGCGACAAGAAAAAAGTAACGCAATACGCGTTCTACGACCACCTCATGTTTTTAGCCGACGTCGCATCTAGCAAAGACTCAAATAACGTTATTAACGTTGCCGAAATAAAAAACGAAGTTATACATAACGATGACGACGACCCACTGGCAGCTGTCAATCGGGTATATAAAAAGAAGAAAATTGAAATTCTTGTTGATCCTTTCTCGGACGGCGAATCTGGGACGTCTAATAATAAGAGAGAGAGAACGCAAGACAGAGATAGCGATATTAATACGGAAGACGAAGAACAGTTGTTTTTCTTGTCTTTGGTGAAAGAGTTTCGTAAGATACCGGACCATTTGCGGATACAAGCTAAAATAGATATTTTGAAAGTGATCAAGGACGCACAGTTTGCGGATTGGACAGGGCATGGGACTGATCCTCAATACTATTGA